The Candidatus Omnitrophota bacterium genome window below encodes:
- a CDS encoding PASTA domain-containing protein has product MINKEKIKRYARYAVYAFFVGMLVGVGFDIAMRIITKTSRAVVTPDVTGLNIAEAMDMLQAKGLEAYKEKESASDETIPAGSVVRQNPVAGSVVRAGRKVRLTLSEGGNLIYVPDICGKAMSEAEILLTRTGLTVGNVTGIYSDETQIDLIITQEPLPGQIVKPAAMIDIVMSKGPASLMGFLVMPYFVGKSSSDASSYLHEMGFEVAETEEVINNNISPGTIIKQEPAPGDMLSGDSLIKFYISQLSLEENVKRTVTIFWEVPQDIKEREVKIIVKDAVGRRTVYEKREQPGN; this is encoded by the coding sequence ATGATAAATAAAGAAAAAATTAAACGCTACGCGCGCTACGCCGTCTATGCCTTTTTTGTCGGCATGTTGGTGGGCGTGGGGTTTGACATAGCCATGCGCATCATCACCAAAACTAGCAGGGCTGTCGTGACCCCCGACGTGACGGGCCTGAATATCGCCGAGGCCATGGATATGCTGCAGGCCAAGGGACTGGAGGCCTACAAAGAAAAGGAATCGGCCAGCGACGAGACGATCCCCGCGGGTTCGGTCGTCAGGCAGAACCCTGTGGCGGGCTCGGTGGTCAGGGCCGGAAGAAAAGTGCGTCTGACTCTTTCGGAAGGCGGCAATCTCATATATGTGCCCGACATCTGCGGAAAAGCGATGAGCGAGGCTGAAATACTTTTGACACGGACCGGGCTCACCGTCGGGAATGTCACGGGCATCTACAGCGATGAGACGCAGATAGACCTTATCATAACACAGGAACCTCTGCCCGGGCAGATAGTAAAGCCCGCGGCCATGATAGATATTGTTATGAGCAAAGGCCCGGCGTCGCTCATGGGTTTTCTCGTCATGCCGTATTTCGTCGGAAAATCATCATCTGACGCGTCTTCCTATCTGCATGAGATGGGCTTTGAGGTAGCCGAAACGGAAGAAGTGATAAACAACAACATCTCTCCCGGCACGATCATAAAGCAGGAGCCGGCGCCCGGCGACATGCTCTCAGGGGATTCCCTCATCAAGTTTTATATATCCCAGCTTTCCCTCGAGGAAAATGTGAAAAGAACGGTCACGATCTTCTGGGAGGTGCCGCAGGACATAAAAGAAAGAGAAGTGAAGATAATTGTCAAAGACGCCGTCGGCCGCAGAACCGTTTATGAGAAGAGGGAGCAGCCCGGCAAT
- a CDS encoding aminodeoxychorismate/anthranilate synthase component II: MRILFVDNYDSFVYNIVQYFGRITKDIKVVRNDEVTVSEIEAYRPDGIVISPGPGTPDKAGRSMEIIKAFTGKTPILGVCLGHQAIGRVFGAKVVRAKKIVHGKTSLIQHNGKGLFRGVKNPFTATRYHSLIIEKPVPRLEITARTKDNEIMGVRVKGMDIYGVQFHPESILTTEGFKIIENFCRIADK, translated from the coding sequence GTGAGGATACTTTTCGTAGATAATTACGATTCTTTTGTTTACAACATCGTGCAGTATTTCGGCAGGATAACGAAAGACATAAAGGTCGTCCGTAACGACGAGGTCACTGTTTCGGAGATAGAAGCTTATCGTCCCGACGGCATAGTAATATCGCCCGGGCCCGGTACGCCCGATAAAGCGGGCCGCTCCATGGAGATAATCAAGGCCTTCACCGGAAAAACGCCTATCCTGGGCGTCTGTCTGGGACATCAGGCGATAGGGCGGGTCTTCGGCGCGAAGGTGGTGAGGGCCAAAAAAATAGTGCACGGCAAAACATCCCTCATACAACACAACGGAAAAGGGCTCTTCCGCGGCGTCAAAAATCCTTTTACCGCGACAAGGTACCATTCGCTCATCATAGAAAAACCGGTGCCGCGGCTGGAGATAACCGCGCGCACGAAAGACAACGAGATCATGGGAGTCAGGGTGAAGGGCATGGATATATACGGCGTGCAGTTCCATCCCGAATCAATTCTGACAACGGAAGGTTTTAAAATCATTGAGAATTTTTGTAGAATCGCGGATAAATGA
- the trpE gene encoding anthranilate synthase component I, translating to MLNKIEPSFGVYKKALKDYSLGCVYTDVCCDMETPVSVFAHLASGENAFLLESAEGGIRWGRYSFVSPSAAFVLSGGKDYFEINGRRKKTGDSFSELKKFIGRYNFPKIQGDAPFTGGAVGYFAYDIAGEWEDINAPASTGGEYFRFMLPEIVIVIDHLKKTMRIICWSYGSGTDGRQMYDAAAAKLKGTLKKLREAISNESKPLAPIRRTVFKSKMTQKRFEDMVRKAKKYIARGDCIQTVISRGWKARSSVDPFRVYRALRMVNPSPYMYYLKFGDFKMIGSSPEILVRKDSSRAVLRPIAGTRPRGATPAEDKKFVEELISSEKERAEHIMLVDLARNDLGRVCRFNSVSVRELMTVEKFSHVMHMTSEVEGTVSRGHDSFSLFKAAFPAGTVSGAPKVRAMQIISELEASSRGPYAGAVGYFSFNGDMDFAITIRTVFVKGKEVSLQAGAGIVYDSTPLGEYRETENKVKALMRAVEMAEDL from the coding sequence ATGCTGAATAAAATAGAGCCGTCTTTCGGGGTTTACAAAAAAGCCCTGAAAGATTATTCGCTGGGCTGTGTTTACACGGATGTGTGCTGCGACATGGAAACGCCTGTTTCCGTGTTCGCGCATCTCGCTTCCGGTGAAAACGCTTTTCTCCTTGAGAGCGCCGAGGGCGGGATTCGCTGGGGGAGATATTCTTTTGTCTCGCCGTCAGCGGCTTTTGTGCTCTCAGGCGGAAAGGATTATTTTGAGATCAACGGAAGAAGGAAAAAAACCGGAGATTCTTTTTCCGAGCTCAAGAAATTCATAGGCCGTTATAATTTCCCGAAAATCCAGGGTGACGCTCCTTTTACAGGAGGAGCTGTGGGCTATTTCGCCTATGACATCGCGGGGGAATGGGAAGACATCAATGCCCCCGCCTCCACCGGCGGAGAGTATTTCCGCTTCATGCTGCCCGAGATCGTAATAGTGATAGACCATCTTAAAAAAACGATGAGGATAATATGCTGGAGCTACGGATCGGGCACGGACGGCCGTCAAATGTATGACGCGGCCGCGGCAAAACTTAAAGGAACTCTGAAAAAGCTTCGCGAGGCAATAAGTAACGAAAGTAAACCCCTGGCGCCAATACGCAGGACGGTTTTTAAAAGCAAGATGACACAAAAGCGTTTTGAGGACATGGTCAGAAAGGCAAAAAAATACATCGCCCGCGGCGACTGCATACAGACGGTGATCTCTCGCGGATGGAAAGCGCGCTCATCCGTTGACCCCTTCCGCGTTTACAGGGCGCTGCGCATGGTGAATCCCTCGCCCTACATGTATTATCTCAAGTTCGGGGATTTTAAGATGATCGGTTCTTCGCCGGAAATACTGGTGAGGAAGGATTCTTCCAGGGCCGTTCTGCGTCCCATCGCCGGCACAAGGCCCCGGGGGGCGACGCCCGCCGAAGACAAAAAATTCGTCGAAGAGCTCATCTCGTCGGAAAAAGAAAGGGCGGAGCACATAATGCTCGTGGACCTGGCCAGAAACGACCTCGGGCGGGTCTGCCGTTTTAACAGCGTTTCCGTCAGGGAACTGATGACGGTTGAAAAATTCTCCCATGTCATGCACATGACCAGCGAGGTGGAGGGCACCGTCAGCCGGGGCCATGACAGTTTTTCGCTCTTCAAGGCGGCTTTTCCGGCCGGCACGGTATCAGGAGCGCCGAAGGTGCGGGCCATGCAGATAATAAGCGAGCTTGAGGCCTCATCAAGGGGCCCTTACGCGGGGGCTGTGGGATATTTTTCATTCAACGGCGATATGGATTTCGCCATAACCATAAGAACGGTTTTTGTGAAAGGCAAAGAGGTGTCGCTGCAGGCAGGGGCGGGGATCGTTTACGATTCCACGCCTTTGGGCGAATACAGGGAAACGGAAAACAAGGTGAAGGCGCTGATGCGCGCCGTTGAGATGGCGGAGGACCTGTGA